In Mycobacteriales bacterium, one genomic interval encodes:
- a CDS encoding DUF2795 domain-containing protein: MERNTKHGFRVDDEMSSETESLTRGAPIESRVEEWREAEPSGEDQPVADGILNGDARDTQGMGHDELELRSELAKRLRKSAFPANRQVLEDVAVEEQAPGPILDLLRRLPDNRTFENTQQVWEALGGGVEHRA; encoded by the coding sequence ATGGAGCGGAACACCAAGCACGGCTTCCGGGTCGACGACGAGATGTCGTCCGAGACGGAGTCGCTCACCCGTGGCGCGCCGATCGAGTCGCGGGTCGAGGAGTGGCGCGAGGCCGAGCCGTCCGGCGAGGACCAGCCGGTCGCGGACGGGATCCTCAACGGCGACGCCAGGGACACGCAGGGCATGGGCCACGACGAGCTGGAGCTGCGGTCGGAGCTGGCCAAGCGGCTGCGCAAGTCGGCGTTCCCGGCCAACCGCCAGGTGCTCGAGGACGTGGCGGTGGAGGAGCAGGCCCCGGGGCCGATCCTCGACCTGCTGCGGCGGCTGCCCGACAACCGGACGTTCGAGAACACCCAGCAGGTCTGGGAGGCGCTCGGGGGCGGGGTGGAGCACCGCGCCTGA
- the ispG gene encoding flavodoxin-dependent (E)-4-hydroxy-3-methylbut-2-enyl-diphosphate synthase — protein MPAAPLPAVAPRRPSRRIRVGSVDIGDGAPVSVQSMTTTKTADVNATLQQIAELTAAGCQIVRVAVPDTDDAAALPAIARQSKIPVVADIHFQPKYVFAAIDAGCAGVRVNPGNIKKFDDKVGEIAKAAGDAGVPIRIGVNAGSLEPSLLAKHGRPTAEALVESALWECSLFEEHGYRDIKISVKHNDPVVMINAYRQLAARCDYPLHLGVTEAGPAFQGTIKSCVGIGTLLAEGIGDTIRVSLSVPPVEEVKVGLAILESLNLRQRRLEIVSCPSCGRAEVDVYRLAAEVEAALEGMEVPIRVAVMGCVVNGPGEAREADLGVASGKGKGQIFVKGEVVRTVPESQIVETLVHEALRIADELAASGVASGPPVVTAS, from the coding sequence ATGCCGGCGGCGCCGCTCCCGGCGGTCGCGCCGCGCCGCCCGAGCCGCCGGATCCGGGTCGGCAGCGTCGACATCGGCGACGGCGCGCCCGTGTCGGTGCAGTCGATGACGACGACGAAGACCGCCGACGTCAACGCCACGCTCCAGCAGATCGCCGAGCTCACCGCGGCCGGCTGCCAGATCGTGCGCGTCGCCGTGCCGGACACCGACGACGCGGCGGCGCTGCCGGCGATCGCGCGGCAGTCGAAGATCCCCGTCGTCGCCGACATCCACTTCCAGCCGAAGTACGTGTTCGCGGCCATCGACGCGGGCTGCGCGGGCGTGCGGGTCAACCCCGGCAACATCAAGAAGTTCGACGACAAGGTCGGCGAGATCGCGAAGGCCGCCGGCGACGCTGGCGTCCCGATCCGGATCGGCGTCAACGCCGGGTCGCTGGAGCCGTCGCTGCTCGCCAAGCACGGCCGCCCCACCGCCGAGGCGCTGGTCGAGAGCGCGCTGTGGGAGTGCTCGCTGTTCGAGGAGCACGGCTACCGCGACATCAAGATCTCGGTGAAGCACAACGACCCGGTCGTGATGATCAACGCGTACCGGCAGCTCGCCGCGCGGTGCGACTACCCGCTGCACCTCGGCGTCACTGAGGCGGGCCCGGCGTTCCAGGGCACCATCAAGTCCTGCGTGGGCATCGGCACGCTGCTCGCCGAGGGCATCGGCGACACCATCCGCGTCTCGCTGTCGGTGCCGCCCGTCGAGGAGGTCAAGGTCGGGCTCGCGATCCTGGAGTCGCTCAACCTCCGCCAGCGCCGCCTGGAGATCGTGTCCTGCCCGTCCTGCGGCCGCGCCGAGGTCGACGTGTACCGGCTCGCCGCCGAGGTCGAGGCGGCGCTGGAGGGCATGGAGGTGCCGATCCGCGTCGCCGTCATGGGCTGCGTCGTCAACGGCCCCGGCGAGGCGCGCGAGGCCGACCTCGGCGTCGCCTCGGGAAAGGGGAAGGGCCAGATCTTCGTCAAGGGCGAGGTCGTCAGGACCGTGCCCGAGTCGCAGATCGTGGAGACGCTCGTGCACGAGGCGTTGCGGATCGCCGACGAGCTGGCCGCGAGCGGCGTGGCCTCCGGCCCGCCCGTCGTGACGGCGAGCTGA
- a CDS encoding VWA domain-containing protein → MSLAESIDAVRALTSVELVERETLREGLAATTVKRAAHRPAFDALFDLWFPLAHGLATPDADGGADDPLAGVDPADAEQMREALARLLLEADDATLRRLARLAVQGLGRADAAPGRQSFFSYRVMRALSPETLIARLLADVPRGGLAEQVARQTITERTRQFERYVDAEVRRLLAEEKGVEAVAKTAVKGLPEHVDFVRATRDDLAELRRTVLPLARRLATRLAARRRLGRRGRLDFRRTVRASLGTGGVPVVTHHRPLRPHRPELVILCDVSGSVSAFARFTLMLAYALREQFSKVRAFAFIDTCDEVTDYFATGDFGDAMRRLSEEARLVWFDGHSDYGHSFEVFAERYADAVGPRTSLLILGDARNNYRATGAAALASVVKRARHAYWLNPEPRAYWDSGDSAVSQYAPLVDELVECRNAEQLQAFVTRLLPV, encoded by the coding sequence GTGAGCCTCGCGGAGAGCATCGACGCGGTCCGCGCGCTGACCAGCGTCGAGCTGGTCGAACGCGAGACGCTCCGCGAGGGGCTGGCCGCCACGACGGTGAAGCGCGCCGCGCACCGGCCGGCGTTCGACGCGCTGTTCGACCTGTGGTTCCCGCTCGCGCACGGCCTCGCGACGCCGGACGCCGACGGCGGCGCGGACGACCCGCTCGCGGGCGTCGACCCGGCCGACGCGGAGCAGATGCGGGAGGCGCTGGCCCGGCTGCTGCTGGAGGCCGACGACGCGACGCTGCGCCGGCTGGCGCGGCTGGCGGTGCAGGGGCTCGGCCGCGCCGACGCCGCGCCGGGACGGCAGTCGTTCTTCTCCTACCGGGTCATGCGCGCGCTGTCGCCGGAGACGCTGATCGCCCGGCTGCTCGCCGACGTCCCGCGCGGTGGGCTGGCGGAGCAGGTCGCGCGGCAGACCATCACCGAACGCACCCGGCAGTTCGAGCGGTACGTCGACGCCGAGGTACGCCGCCTGCTCGCCGAGGAGAAGGGCGTCGAGGCGGTCGCGAAGACGGCGGTGAAGGGGCTGCCGGAGCACGTCGACTTCGTCCGCGCGACCCGCGACGACCTGGCCGAGCTGCGCCGCACCGTGCTGCCGCTGGCCCGCCGGCTGGCGACCCGTCTCGCGGCGCGGCGGCGGCTGGGGCGGCGCGGCCGCCTGGACTTCCGGCGCACCGTGCGGGCCAGCCTCGGCACCGGCGGCGTGCCCGTCGTCACGCACCACCGGCCGTTGCGGCCGCACCGGCCGGAGCTGGTCATCCTCTGCGACGTGAGCGGGTCGGTGAGCGCGTTCGCGCGGTTCACGCTGATGCTCGCGTACGCGCTGCGCGAGCAGTTCAGCAAGGTGCGGGCGTTCGCGTTCATCGACACCTGCGACGAGGTCACCGACTACTTCGCGACCGGCGACTTCGGCGACGCCATGCGGCGGCTGTCGGAGGAGGCACGGCTCGTGTGGTTCGACGGGCACAGCGACTACGGGCACTCGTTCGAGGTGTTCGCCGAGCGCTACGCCGACGCGGTCGGGCCGCGCACGTCGCTGCTGATCCTCGGCGACGCCCGCAACAACTACCGGGCCACCGGCGCCGCCGCGCTGGCGAGCGTCGTGAAGCGCGCGCGGCACGCGTACTGGCTCAACCCGGAGCCGCGCGCGTACTGGGACTCCGGCGACTCGGCCGTCTCGCAGTACGCGCCGCTGGTGGACGAGCTGGTCGAGTGCCGCAACGCCGAGCAGCTCCAGGCGTTCGTGACTCGCCTGCTCCCGGTCTGA
- the nadD gene encoding nicotinate-nucleotide adenylyltransferase, producing the protein MTRRVGVMGGTFDPVHLGHLVCASEVAYRLELAEVVFVPTGLPWQKAARPVSPAEDRYAMTLLATEHDPRFSVSRVEIDREGPTYSVDTLRALAAGGDDLFFVLGADALAGVPTWREPEALFALAHLVGVTRPGYLVDVTAFPAGAVTLVDTPALEVSASDVRSRVERGAPIRYLVPDAVADYIASHGLYAGTA; encoded by the coding sequence GTGACGCGGCGGGTGGGCGTGATGGGCGGGACGTTCGACCCCGTCCACCTCGGCCACCTCGTCTGCGCGTCGGAGGTGGCGTACCGGCTGGAGCTCGCGGAGGTGGTGTTCGTGCCGACCGGCCTGCCGTGGCAGAAGGCGGCGCGGCCCGTCTCGCCCGCCGAGGACCGGTACGCGATGACGCTGCTCGCGACCGAGCACGACCCGCGGTTCTCGGTGAGCCGGGTCGAGATCGACCGCGAGGGGCCGACGTACTCGGTCGACACGCTGCGCGCGCTCGCCGCCGGCGGCGACGACCTGTTCTTCGTGCTCGGCGCGGACGCGCTCGCGGGCGTGCCGACGTGGCGCGAGCCGGAGGCGCTGTTCGCGCTCGCGCACCTCGTCGGCGTGACCCGGCCCGGGTACCTCGTGGACGTGACGGCGTTCCCGGCGGGCGCGGTGACGCTGGTCGACACCCCCGCGCTGGAGGTCTCCGCCTCCGACGTCCGCTCCAGGGTCGAGCGCGGCGCGCCGATCAGGTACCTCGTGCCCGACGCCGTCGCCGACTACATCGCGTCCCACGGCCTCTACGCCGGGACCGCCTGA
- the rsfS gene encoding ribosome silencing factor: MTAQPRAVELALTAAQAAADKLARDIVILDVSEQLVITDCFVICSAPNERQVGAIVNEVEGRLRDLGAKPLRREGEREARWVLLDFVDVVVHVLHTEERTFYSLERLWKDCPRIEFTDSDEDAAAR, encoded by the coding sequence GTGACCGCTCAACCGCGTGCCGTCGAGCTCGCCCTCACCGCCGCCCAGGCCGCGGCGGACAAGCTCGCGCGCGACATCGTCATCCTCGACGTGAGCGAGCAGCTCGTCATCACCGACTGCTTCGTCATCTGCTCCGCCCCGAACGAGCGCCAGGTCGGCGCCATCGTCAACGAGGTGGAGGGCCGGCTGCGCGACCTCGGCGCCAAGCCGCTGCGCCGCGAGGGCGAGCGCGAGGCGCGCTGGGTGCTGCTCGACTTCGTCGACGTGGTCGTGCACGTGCTGCACACCGAGGAGCGGACGTTCTACTCGCTGGAACGCCTCTGGAAGGACTGCCCGCGGATCGAGTTCACCGACTCCGACGAGGACGCGGCCGCGCGGTGA
- the dxr gene encoding 1-deoxy-D-xylulose-5-phosphate reductoisomerase: protein MTRDVVLLGSTGSVGTQAVDVVRRNAARFRVVGLAAAGNDPGALAEQALDLGVEVVGVAKATAAQDLQLAFYAAAQRRGWAAGEYAVPKILAGPDAATEVAAWPCDVVLNGMTGSIGLAPTLAALDAGRTLALANKESLIVGGPLVKERAKPGQIVPVDSEHSALAQCLRGGRRDEVRRLVLTASGGPFRGRPAGSLDGVTPEQALAHPTWDMGPVVTINSATLVNKGLEVIEAHLLFDVPYAAIEVVVHPQSLVHSMVEFADGSTIAQVSPPDMRLPISLGLSWPDRVPEAQAPMDWTRAHELTFEPLDATAFPAVGLARAAGELGGTAPGVFNAANEEALAAFLAGALPFPGIVRTVERVLGEHEVGNSATLADVLEAEAWARRRARELVGTSPARAVGAS, encoded by the coding sequence GTGACGCGCGACGTGGTGCTGCTCGGCTCGACCGGCTCGGTCGGCACGCAGGCGGTCGACGTGGTCCGCCGCAACGCCGCCCGGTTCCGCGTCGTGGGCCTGGCCGCCGCCGGCAACGACCCGGGCGCGCTGGCCGAGCAGGCGCTCGACCTCGGCGTCGAGGTCGTGGGCGTCGCGAAGGCGACGGCGGCGCAGGACCTCCAGCTCGCGTTCTACGCCGCCGCGCAACGCCGCGGCTGGGCGGCCGGCGAGTACGCCGTGCCGAAGATCCTGGCCGGGCCGGACGCCGCGACCGAGGTCGCGGCGTGGCCGTGCGACGTGGTGCTCAACGGCATGACCGGCTCGATCGGCCTCGCCCCCACGCTCGCCGCGCTGGACGCGGGGCGGACGCTGGCGCTGGCCAACAAGGAGTCGCTCATCGTCGGCGGCCCGCTCGTCAAGGAGCGGGCGAAGCCGGGCCAGATCGTGCCGGTGGACAGCGAGCACAGCGCGCTCGCGCAGTGCCTGCGCGGCGGCCGCAGGGACGAGGTACGGCGGCTGGTGCTGACGGCGAGCGGCGGGCCGTTCCGCGGCCGGCCGGCGGGCAGCCTGGACGGCGTGACGCCGGAGCAGGCGCTGGCGCACCCGACGTGGGACATGGGCCCGGTCGTCACGATCAACTCGGCGACGCTGGTCAACAAGGGCCTCGAGGTGATCGAGGCGCACCTGCTCTTCGACGTCCCGTACGCCGCGATCGAGGTCGTGGTGCACCCGCAGTCGCTGGTGCACTCGATGGTGGAGTTCGCGGACGGCTCGACCATCGCGCAGGTGAGCCCGCCGGACATGCGGCTGCCGATCAGCCTCGGGCTGTCCTGGCCGGACCGGGTGCCGGAGGCGCAGGCGCCGATGGACTGGACCCGCGCGCACGAGCTGACGTTCGAGCCGCTGGACGCGACGGCGTTCCCGGCGGTCGGCCTGGCCCGCGCCGCGGGCGAGCTCGGCGGCACGGCGCCCGGCGTGTTCAACGCGGCCAACGAGGAGGCCCTGGCGGCGTTCCTGGCGGGCGCGCTGCCGTTCCCCGGCATCGTGCGGACGGTCGAACGCGTCCTCGGCGAGCACGAGGTCGGGAACTCCGCGACGCTGGCCGATGTTCTGGAAGCAGAGGCCTGGGCGCGCCGGCGCGCCCGGGAGCTGGTGGGGACGTCCCCCGCCCGCGCGGTGGGAGCGTCGTAG
- a CDS encoding phage holin family protein: protein MSERIDLDAPPGQRGVGELIGEIASDLSALVRQEIALAKAEVKQEAGKAGGAAGMFGGAGVAGLLVAIFGTLTLMFALDALMPIGWAALIVTVLWAVTGLVLYTRGRDKLRSVKAPQQTIETLKEDARWASHPSS from the coding sequence ATGTCTGAGCGCATCGACCTCGACGCGCCCCCCGGCCAGCGCGGCGTCGGGGAGCTGATCGGCGAGATCGCGTCCGACCTGAGCGCGCTGGTCCGCCAGGAGATCGCGCTGGCCAAGGCCGAGGTCAAGCAGGAGGCCGGCAAGGCGGGCGGCGCCGCGGGGATGTTCGGCGGCGCCGGCGTGGCCGGCCTGCTCGTCGCGATCTTCGGCACGTTGACGCTGATGTTCGCCCTGGACGCGCTCATGCCGATCGGCTGGGCCGCGTTGATCGTGACCGTGCTGTGGGCCGTCACCGGCCTGGTCCTGTACACGCGCGGCCGCGACAAGCTGCGTTCGGTCAAGGCGCCGCAGCAGACCATCGAAACCCTGAAGGAGGACGCCCGATGGGCGAGTCACCCGAGCAGCTGA
- a CDS encoding histidine phosphatase family protein, protein MTDAPDLVVWRHGRTEWNDTGRFQGQADVPLDDVGVAQSRAAAVRLAALRPARVVSSDLLRASATAGALGLPVTLDPRLREVHVGEWSGLTRDEVASRFPRTYAAWLAGEDVRREGGETLAEVAARAVSCVTEALGDGGPLVVVTHGGTGRALVLALLGLPAEARAAFTVLGNARWATLARQGERWRLSGYNLGADPANDAPATEPVL, encoded by the coding sequence GTGACGGACGCGCCGGACCTCGTCGTCTGGCGCCACGGGCGGACCGAGTGGAACGACACCGGCCGCTTCCAGGGCCAGGCCGACGTACCGCTGGACGACGTGGGCGTCGCGCAGTCGCGTGCCGCCGCCGTCCGGCTGGCGGCGTTGCGCCCGGCCCGGGTCGTGTCGTCGGACCTGCTGCGCGCGTCCGCCACCGCCGGGGCGCTGGGCCTGCCGGTCACGCTCGACCCGCGGCTCCGCGAGGTGCACGTGGGGGAGTGGTCGGGGCTGACGCGGGACGAGGTTGCCTCGCGGTTCCCTCGCACGTACGCGGCGTGGCTGGCCGGCGAGGACGTGCGCCGGGAGGGCGGGGAGACCCTCGCCGAGGTCGCCGCGCGGGCGGTCTCCTGCGTCACGGAGGCGCTCGGCGACGGCGGGCCGCTCGTCGTCGTGACGCACGGCGGCACCGGCCGCGCGCTGGTGCTGGCGCTGCTGGGGCTGCCGGCCGAGGCGCGGGCGGCGTTCACGGTGCTCGGCAACGCGCGGTGGGCGACGCTGGCCCGGCAGGGGGAGCGGTGGCGGCTGTCCGGGTACAACCTCGGCGCCGACCCGGCGAACGATGCGCCCGCGACCGAGCCGGTCTTGTAG
- a CDS encoding LCP family protein produces the protein MARGKRRAGRGESTTPVAPQNLAPGRRASRASVRQRRRKQRRRRSTVALVVVGALVLLAAAAFVGKAVTTDKKPPAAKGRTQRTLLLTVTGANKAGRATVLLAYDPEPRRATMVLIPPHTLADVAGIGNVVLGNAIRLGGPAVAKDAVADLMGVTVDHDWTLSGDAFATLVDRAGGVVVDVDVDVVQNGPKGSSTILLRAGPGQRLDGATALAYATYVARGQDEITFQARLQSVLEAVLDGLPDDPATLTTSLAALGPGSQLPGWSPGELAAFLQGVRDAHAGDRYEPQVLPVSAINTGGGSTTFSIKVDEVAALVRAQLADSIPPGRDDGTNRVLVLNGVGTPGLGASVAGRLRDEFKVVGTRNKQPFGEKESVVVVFDSSDASLDKARRVATLLNLSPAAVRISAQTQSVADVIVVIGADYKP, from the coding sequence ATGGCGCGCGGCAAGCGGCGCGCCGGCCGCGGCGAGTCCACGACGCCGGTCGCCCCGCAGAACCTCGCCCCCGGGCGCCGCGCCTCCCGCGCCTCCGTCCGCCAGCGCCGCCGCAAGCAGCGCCGCCGCCGCAGCACGGTCGCGCTCGTGGTCGTGGGGGCGCTCGTCCTGCTCGCCGCCGCGGCGTTCGTCGGCAAGGCGGTCACCACCGACAAGAAGCCGCCGGCCGCCAAGGGCCGCACCCAGCGGACGCTGCTGCTCACGGTCACCGGCGCGAACAAGGCCGGCCGCGCCACCGTGCTCCTCGCGTACGACCCGGAGCCGCGGCGCGCCACGATGGTGCTGATCCCGCCGCACACGCTCGCCGACGTCGCCGGCATCGGCAACGTCGTCCTCGGCAACGCCATCCGCCTCGGCGGCCCCGCCGTCGCGAAGGACGCCGTCGCGGACCTGATGGGCGTCACCGTGGACCACGACTGGACGCTCAGCGGCGATGCGTTCGCGACGCTGGTCGACCGGGCGGGCGGCGTCGTCGTCGACGTCGACGTGGACGTCGTCCAGAACGGCCCGAAGGGCAGCTCGACCATCCTCCTCCGCGCCGGCCCGGGCCAGCGCCTCGACGGCGCCACCGCCCTCGCCTACGCCACGTACGTCGCGCGCGGCCAGGACGAGATCACCTTCCAGGCCCGGCTCCAGTCGGTCCTCGAGGCCGTCCTCGACGGGCTGCCCGACGACCCCGCGACGTTGACCACCAGCCTCGCCGCGCTCGGCCCCGGCTCGCAGCTCCCGGGGTGGTCGCCGGGCGAGCTGGCGGCGTTCCTCCAAGGGGTGCGCGACGCGCACGCCGGCGACCGGTACGAGCCGCAGGTGCTGCCCGTCTCGGCGATCAACACCGGCGGCGGGTCCACGACGTTCAGCATCAAGGTCGACGAGGTCGCGGCGCTGGTCCGCGCCCAGCTCGCCGACTCGATCCCGCCCGGCCGCGACGACGGCACCAACCGCGTGCTCGTCCTCAACGGCGTCGGCACGCCCGGCCTCGGCGCGAGCGTGGCGGGCCGGCTGCGCGACGAGTTCAAGGTCGTCGGCACGCGCAACAAGCAGCCGTTCGGGGAGAAGGAGTCGGTCGTCGTCGTGTTCGACTCCTCCGACGCGTCGCTGGACAAGGCGCGGCGCGTGGCGACGTTGCTGAACCTCTCGCCGGCCGCCGTGCGGATCAGCGCGCAGACACAGTCCGTCGCCGACGTCATCGTCGTCATCGGGGCCGACTACAAGCCCTGA
- a CDS encoding GNAT family N-acetyltransferase, with translation MWGYSEDGRLVSLCYAGANVMPVEATPAAAAQFAERARRSGRRCSSIVGPSAAVDAMWGLLAPYWGAARDVRHQPLMATDRPAQVPGDPAVRRVRVDELDTVLPACVAMFTEEVGVSPVAGDGGALYRARVAELIAEGRSFARIENGRVLFKAEIGSATSQACQIQGVWVDPALRGQGLGTTGTAAVVDLALESVSPVVSLYVNDYNAPARRAYERVGFTTVGSFTSVLF, from the coding sequence GTGTGGGGGTACTCCGAGGACGGCCGGCTCGTCTCGCTCTGCTACGCGGGCGCCAACGTCATGCCGGTGGAGGCCACGCCCGCGGCGGCGGCGCAGTTCGCCGAGCGGGCGCGGCGGTCCGGGCGGCGCTGCTCCTCGATCGTCGGGCCGAGCGCGGCCGTGGACGCGATGTGGGGGCTGCTGGCGCCGTACTGGGGCGCGGCGCGCGACGTGCGGCACCAGCCGTTGATGGCCACCGACCGGCCCGCGCAGGTGCCGGGCGACCCGGCGGTGCGGCGGGTGCGCGTCGACGAGCTCGACACGGTGCTGCCCGCCTGCGTCGCGATGTTCACCGAGGAGGTCGGCGTCTCGCCGGTCGCCGGCGACGGCGGCGCGCTGTACCGGGCGCGGGTCGCGGAGCTGATCGCGGAAGGGCGGTCGTTCGCGCGGATCGAGAACGGCCGGGTGCTGTTCAAGGCGGAGATCGGCTCGGCCACGTCGCAGGCGTGCCAGATCCAGGGCGTCTGGGTCGACCCGGCGCTGCGCGGGCAGGGGCTCGGCACGACCGGCACCGCCGCCGTGGTCGACCTCGCGCTGGAGTCGGTGTCGCCGGTCGTCAGCCTCTACGTCAACGACTACAACGCGCCCGCGCGCCGGGCGTACGAGCGCGTCGGCTTCACGACCGTCGGCTCGTTCACCTCGGTGCTGTTCTAG
- a CDS encoding site-2 protease family protein translates to MGALGVLVFAVALLASIALHEIGHLVTAKRFGMKASRYFIGMGPTLWSTWRGETEYGVKAFPVGGFVKIVGMTQLEELDDPRDEPRAFWRQPAPQRAVVLAAGSAMHFVIAFVLLAGATLAFAQPKETTKIGTVADCLQDDPRASCAGQPPSPAKAAGIRPGDRVVAFEGREIARWQEFSNATHAHATGPAEVVVERDGRRIPLRVTVQRIATTIDGRTEEQGRIGVTVGEESERLGPVAAIGRAGSAFWELTTGSVKAMGEIPAKLPSLFRDAASDKPRSVTDGAPVSVVDLGRFSAQAFDSGQFVALIGMIAALNVFIGIFNLLPLLPLDGGHLAILVFEQVRSRIARALGRRDPGRVDLRKLMPAMVGFIVLMGSLTLVLIYAGITNPIANPFSGP, encoded by the coding sequence GTGGGTGCCCTGGGAGTCCTGGTCTTCGCGGTCGCGCTGCTGGCCAGCATCGCGCTGCACGAGATCGGCCACCTCGTGACGGCCAAGCGGTTCGGCATGAAGGCGAGCCGCTACTTCATCGGCATGGGCCCGACGCTGTGGTCCACCTGGCGCGGCGAGACGGAGTACGGCGTCAAGGCGTTCCCGGTCGGCGGCTTCGTGAAGATCGTCGGGATGACCCAGCTCGAGGAGCTGGACGACCCGCGCGACGAGCCGCGGGCGTTCTGGCGCCAGCCCGCGCCGCAACGCGCCGTGGTGCTGGCGGCGGGGTCGGCGATGCACTTCGTCATCGCGTTCGTGCTGCTGGCCGGCGCCACGCTGGCGTTCGCGCAGCCGAAGGAGACCACCAAGATCGGCACGGTCGCCGACTGCCTCCAGGACGACCCGCGCGCGTCCTGCGCCGGCCAGCCGCCGTCCCCGGCGAAGGCCGCGGGCATCCGGCCCGGCGACCGGGTCGTGGCGTTCGAGGGCCGTGAGATCGCGCGCTGGCAGGAGTTCTCCAACGCCACCCACGCCCACGCGACCGGGCCCGCCGAGGTGGTCGTGGAGCGCGACGGGCGGCGCATCCCGCTGCGGGTGACCGTGCAGCGCATCGCCACGACGATCGACGGCAGGACGGAGGAGCAGGGCCGCATCGGCGTGACGGTCGGCGAGGAGTCCGAACGCCTCGGCCCGGTGGCCGCGATCGGCCGCGCCGGGTCGGCGTTCTGGGAGCTGACGACCGGCTCGGTGAAGGCCATGGGGGAGATCCCGGCGAAGCTGCCGTCGCTGTTCCGCGACGCCGCGTCGGACAAGCCGCGCAGCGTCACCGACGGCGCGCCGGTGAGCGTGGTGGACCTGGGCCGGTTCAGCGCGCAGGCGTTCGACAGCGGGCAGTTCGTGGCGCTGATCGGGATGATCGCGGCGCTGAACGTGTTCATCGGCATCTTCAACCTGCTGCCGTTGCTGCCGCTCGACGGCGGGCACCTGGCGATCCTGGTGTTCGAGCAGGTGCGCTCGCGGATCGCGCGGGCACTGGGCCGGCGCGACCCGGGCCGGGTGGACCTCCGTAAACTGATGCCGGCCATGGTCGGCTTCATCGTCCTGATGGGATCGCTGACGCTCGTGCTGATCTACGCGGGGATCACCAACCCCATCGCCAACCCGTTCTCCGGGCCGTGA
- a CDS encoding DUF3618 domain-containing protein, protein MGESPEQLRAQIDETRGELQRDVDALAEKVNPKRVVERRVGAVRGAVGNVRDRVMGAAESAASTVGGGVSGTASTVGGGVSGAASTVGSGVTSAASGIASGVSSVAGTTAGAVTNAPQVAKSKAQGAPVAAGFVAFGIGMLASQLFPATQKERSAADAVKEHAADLKEPLTEIATEIKDNLAEPATQAFDSVKETATQAVEQTKEQASQAATEVKDTAQTATENVTSQAQDSAATVTDAGSGGTGTGTTPYPAEPAGVTDPAFGTGTGLGTTTTGSDATRPIGGF, encoded by the coding sequence ATGGGCGAGTCACCCGAGCAGCTGAGGGCGCAGATCGACGAGACGCGCGGCGAGCTGCAGCGAGACGTCGACGCGCTGGCCGAGAAGGTCAACCCCAAGCGCGTCGTCGAACGCCGCGTCGGCGCCGTGCGCGGTGCCGTCGGCAACGTCCGCGACCGCGTGATGGGTGCCGCCGAGTCGGCCGCGTCCACCGTCGGCGGCGGCGTGTCCGGCACCGCCTCCACCGTCGGCGGCGGCGTCTCCGGCGCCGCGTCGACCGTCGGCTCCGGCGTCACGTCGGCCGCGTCCGGCATCGCCTCCGGCGTGTCGAGCGTGGCGGGCACGACCGCCGGCGCCGTGACGAACGCGCCGCAGGTCGCGAAGAGCAAGGCGCAGGGCGCGCCGGTCGCGGCCGGGTTCGTGGCGTTCGGCATCGGGATGCTGGCCAGCCAGCTCTTCCCGGCGACGCAGAAGGAGCGGAGCGCGGCGGACGCCGTGAAGGAGCACGCCGCCGACCTCAAGGAGCCGCTCACCGAGATCGCGACCGAGATCAAGGACAACCTCGCCGAGCCGGCCACGCAGGCGTTCGACTCGGTGAAGGAGACGGCGACGCAGGCGGTCGAGCAGACCAAGGAGCAGGCGTCCCAGGCCGCGACCGAGGTGAAGGACACCGCGCAGACGGCGACGGAGAACGTCACGTCGCAGGCGCAGGACTCGGCCGCCACGGTGACCGACGCGGGCAGCGGCGGCACGGGCACCGGCACGACGCCGTACCCGGCCGAGCCCGCCGGCGTCACCGACCCGGCGTTCGGGACGGGCACCGGCCTCGGCACCACCACGACCGGCTCGGACGCGACGCGCCCGATCGGCGGCTTCTAG